From a region of the Malania oleifera isolate guangnan ecotype guangnan chromosome 12, ASM2987363v1, whole genome shotgun sequence genome:
- the LOC131144304 gene encoding large ribosomal subunit protein eL20z-like, which yields MTVEGKSKEASGDLPPQHQLHYGTFQGIPNYPPPLPQPVIGFPQPVPPPAANARYYPFGYQNVHTSDNHNPNVNIHWNRAGYPVAEGRPIGERRLPCCGIGFGWFLFIIGFFLAGIPWYIGAFLLLATRVDYREKPGYIACTIAAILALIATTFGVTKATNAW from the exons ATGACCGTAGAAGGGAAGAGCAAAGAGGCGAGCGGCGACCTGCCGCCGCAACACCAGCTCCATTACGGGACATTTCAAGGCATTCCCAACTACCCTCCGCCGCTTCCTCAACCGGTCATTGGTTTCCCACAGCCGGTTCCGCCGCCCGCCGCCAACGCCCGCTACTATCCTTTTGGCTATCAGAATGTTCATACTTCGGATAATCACAATCCCAATGTTAATATTCATTGGAACCGCGCcg GTTATCCTGTTGCTGAAGGGAGACCCATTGGAGAGCGCCGTCTTCCTTGTTGTGGTATTGGGTTTGGCTGGTTCTT GTTTATTATTGGCTTCTTTCTTGCCGGAATTCCTTGGTACATTGGAGCTTTCCTTCTGCTTGCTACCCGAGTGGATTACAGAGAAAAACCTGGGTATATTGCATGCACAATAGCT GCTATCCTTGCCCTCATTGCGACTACCTTTGGTGTAACAAAGGCAACTAATGCCTGGTGA